The Elusimicrobiota bacterium genome includes a region encoding these proteins:
- a CDS encoding class I SAM-dependent methyltransferase: MSLWSGLRVSWQAFKTRRKLNRQFGKREDPFSYSTEPYEIARLGALEAALGGAPLGRVLEAACAEGHFTERLARRASSVLALDISAVALARARRRAPSARFAEGDLMTWEPGPEAPFDAVVVAEVLYYLDRPGVQAEFEALFPRIASWLKPGGRLVMSHAFAGAAELAHRRAFRERFERAGLRLVLETIPDADRGGVRCLLSTLEKI; encoded by the coding sequence GTGAGCCTCTGGTCGGGGCTGCGCGTGTCCTGGCAGGCGTTCAAGACCCGCCGCAAGCTCAACCGCCAGTTCGGCAAGCGGGAGGACCCGTTCTCCTACTCCACCGAGCCGTACGAGATCGCCCGCCTGGGCGCCCTGGAGGCGGCCCTGGGCGGCGCGCCCCTCGGACGCGTCCTCGAGGCGGCCTGCGCCGAGGGTCATTTCACCGAGAGGCTCGCGCGCCGCGCGTCGTCGGTCCTCGCCCTCGACATCTCCGCCGTGGCGCTCGCGCGGGCGCGCCGCCGCGCGCCGTCGGCGCGCTTCGCGGAAGGCGACCTGATGACCTGGGAGCCGGGGCCTGAGGCCCCCTTCGACGCCGTGGTCGTGGCCGAGGTCCTTTACTATCTGGACCGGCCCGGCGTGCAGGCGGAGTTCGAGGCGCTGTTCCCGCGGATCGCGTCGTGGCTTAAGCCCGGCGGGCGCCTCGTCATGTCGCACGCGTTCGCCGGCGCGGCGGAGCTCGCGCACCGTCGCGCTTTCCGCGAGCGCTTCGAGCGCGCCGGCCTGCGTCTGGTCCTCGAGACGATCCCCGACGCCGACCGGGGCGGCGTCCGCTGCCTGCTGTCGACCCTCGAGAAAATTTAA